One window of Flavobacteriales bacterium genomic DNA carries:
- a CDS encoding nucleoside phosphorylase, producing MLEPSELILNPDGSVYHLALRPEHLGDLVFVVGDPGRVERISAHFDKIEHQSQNREFVAHTGTYHGVRITALATGIGTDNIDIVMGELDALVNIDLEKRTPKKEHKALTIVRMGTCGALQEDVPCDELVVSHSGLGLDNVLHYYAHEQTDAELRILQAFLQHTEWPDNLPLPYLATGDEQLVARLGNGNHVGLTATAGGFYGPQGRQLRAVPSVGGLNEAFTSFKHEDLRLLNFEMETSALYGLSGLLGHRACTVCTVVANRLRKEYSKDHHTAIERMIGQVLERLVG from the coding sequence ATCCTGGAGCCCAGTGAACTGATCTTGAACCCCGACGGCTCGGTATACCACTTGGCGCTGCGCCCGGAACATCTGGGCGATCTGGTCTTCGTGGTGGGCGACCCGGGCCGGGTGGAACGCATCAGCGCGCATTTCGACAAGATCGAGCACCAAAGTCAGAACCGCGAGTTCGTGGCCCACACCGGAACGTACCATGGCGTGCGCATTACGGCGCTGGCCACGGGCATCGGCACGGACAACATCGACATCGTGATGGGCGAGCTGGACGCGCTGGTGAACATCGACCTGGAGAAACGCACACCGAAAAAAGAGCACAAAGCACTGACGATCGTTCGCATGGGCACCTGCGGCGCGTTGCAGGAGGATGTGCCATGCGACGAACTGGTGGTGAGCCACAGCGGCCTTGGCTTGGACAATGTGTTGCACTACTACGCCCACGAGCAGACCGATGCCGAGCTCCGCATCCTTCAAGCCTTCCTTCAGCATACCGAGTGGCCGGACAACCTTCCCCTGCCCTACCTCGCCACCGGAGATGAACAATTAGTGGCACGGCTCGGGAACGGCAACCATGTGGGGCTGACCGCCACTGCCGGCGGATTTTACGGTCCTCAAGGCCGGCAGCTGCGCGCCGTGCCCAGCGTGGGCGGCTTGAACGAAGCGTTCACCTCGTTCAAGCACGAAGACCTGCGCCTACTGAACTTCGAAATGGAGACCAGCGCGCTCTACGGCCTCAGCGGGCTCTTGGGCCATCGCGCCTGCACCGTCTGCACCGTGGTGGCCAACCGCCTCCGGAAGGAATACAGCAAGGACCACCACACGGCCATCGAACGGATGATCGGGCAGGTGTTGGAGCGCTTGGTGGGCTGA
- a CDS encoding 2-phosphosulfolactate phosphatase: MKAVSQNTDYQYRVEVCYTPGQFPLYKQDMGIVVVIDILRATSAMVTAFEYGVKDIIPVATIEEARQYIGRPGHIAAAERNGEVVEGFPVGNSPLAFKGMDLKGKTIVLSTTNGTQAIHTGREARQLVIGAFLNLTALTDWLLKQDDNILLLCSGWKDKFSLEDSAFAGAVMDRLLESGKFGVEEDSSIASKYLYMAARDNFMSILKAAPRRKRLQQLHLLDDVKYCLTPDQSNVIPVLLGDRLVPLDH, translated from the coding sequence ATGAAGGCTGTCTCCCAGAATACCGACTACCAATACCGCGTCGAGGTGTGCTACACCCCAGGCCAGTTCCCGCTGTACAAGCAGGACATGGGCATTGTGGTCGTCATCGACATCCTTCGCGCCACCAGCGCCATGGTCACCGCGTTCGAATACGGCGTGAAGGACATCATTCCCGTGGCCACCATCGAGGAAGCGCGCCAGTACATCGGTCGCCCGGGCCACATCGCGGCGGCCGAACGCAACGGTGAAGTGGTGGAGGGCTTCCCCGTGGGCAACTCACCGCTGGCCTTCAAGGGGATGGACCTCAAAGGCAAGACCATTGTCCTTTCCACCACCAACGGCACGCAGGCCATCCACACCGGTCGCGAGGCGCGCCAGCTCGTCATCGGTGCTTTCCTCAATCTCACCGCGCTCACCGACTGGCTATTGAAGCAGGACGACAACATCCTTCTGCTCTGCTCCGGCTGGAAGGATAAGTTCAGCTTAGAGGACAGCGCCTTCGCCGGGGCCGTGATGGACCGCCTGCTCGAAAGCGGCAAGTTCGGCGTGGAGGAGGACAGCAGCATCGCTTCGAAGTATCTTTACATGGCCGCACGCGACAACTTCATGAGCATCCTCAAGGCCGCGCCGCGCCGGAAACGATTGCAACAACTGCACCTGCTGGACGACGTGAAATACTGCCTTACCCCGGACCAGAGCAACGTCATCCCAGTCTTGCTCGGTGACCGCTTGGTGCCGCTCGACCATTGA
- a CDS encoding O-antigen ligase family protein yields the protein MEKPEAAHRGMAGRALEVAAVGIAIALPLWPALLPPLVALLLCCVIWARVTHRSVPGKLTVRSPLFWSALLYGAHVLGLLWSMNMDFAGLDLGIKASLVLFALIAVVGVPQFRSDRPKLAFIGGNAIAVVICVVRAGYRSADLYLHPDPAGTLTNYALSVPFFASDFSTFLHPSYMAMYLTLALMLLARPLGQRTGGKRLRMATALLLVLGIVLCASKAGWIILVLAAIAVLAERWSDRWMRIIVGWGFLAVLLAGITLYFTTDYVHERVGQVLNTFQGSQLQSDAANSTDDRRLVWRTSIAVVAAHPWSGVGTGDVKDELLKTYAKRGYVEPLKKKLNAHDQYLNTGVALGLGGMLLLVLMVIVPTVYAFGQGDVMLASFLLLNALNWTVESMLEVQAGTIFFAFFAWLLTLDPSRTLRSTD from the coding sequence ATGGAAAAGCCTGAAGCCGCTCATCGGGGAATGGCCGGGCGTGCCCTGGAAGTGGCGGCGGTGGGCATCGCCATCGCCTTGCCGCTCTGGCCTGCTCTGCTTCCCCCCTTGGTGGCCTTGTTGCTGTGCTGTGTGATCTGGGCCCGTGTAACGCACCGCTCGGTTCCGGGGAAGCTGACCGTCCGCTCGCCTTTGTTCTGGTCAGCTTTGCTTTATGGCGCGCACGTCCTGGGCCTGCTCTGGAGCATGAACATGGATTTCGCGGGTCTGGACCTCGGTATCAAGGCTTCCTTGGTCCTCTTCGCACTGATCGCGGTTGTTGGTGTCCCGCAATTCCGGAGCGACCGGCCCAAACTCGCGTTCATCGGCGGCAATGCCATCGCGGTGGTGATCTGCGTTGTGCGTGCAGGCTATCGCTCGGCGGACTTGTACCTGCATCCAGATCCAGCGGGAACGCTTACCAACTATGCGCTTAGCGTTCCCTTCTTCGCTTCAGATTTTTCCACATTCCTGCACCCCTCCTATATGGCGATGTATCTCACGTTGGCCTTGATGCTGCTTGCACGTCCGCTGGGCCAACGGACAGGGGGTAAGCGCCTGAGGATGGCAACGGCCTTGCTACTTGTACTAGGCATCGTGCTCTGCGCAAGCAAAGCGGGCTGGATCATCTTGGTCCTCGCGGCGATCGCTGTACTGGCCGAACGTTGGAGCGATCGTTGGATGCGCATCATCGTGGGCTGGGGCTTTCTGGCCGTGCTCCTCGCGGGTATTACCTTGTACTTCACCACCGATTATGTGCATGAACGGGTAGGGCAGGTGCTGAACACCTTTCAGGGAAGCCAGCTACAAAGCGATGCCGCCAACAGCACTGATGACCGCAGGCTCGTTTGGCGTACGTCCATCGCCGTTGTGGCAGCTCATCCTTGGTCCGGTGTAGGCACCGGGGACGTGAAGGACGAACTCCTGAAGACTTACGCGAAGAGAGGCTACGTGGAGCCGTTGAAAAAGAAGTTGAACGCGCACGACCAATACCTGAACACTGGAGTGGCGTTAGGCCTTGGCGGCATGCTGCTGCTGGTCCTGATGGTCATCGTCCCGACCGTGTACGCCTTCGGGCAAGGAGATGTGATGCTGGCCTCCTTCCTGCTGTTGAACGCGTTGAACTGGACCGTGGAGAGCATGCTGGAGGTACAGGCAGGAACCATCTTCTTCGCCTTCTTCGCATGGCTGCTCACGTTGGATCCATCCCGAACTTTGCGGTCGACGGACTGA
- a CDS encoding NAD-dependent epimerase/dehydratase family protein, protein MTQTLTSLVTGGAGFIGAHVVKDLLAMGHRVVVLDDLSGGFQDQVDPKAVFVHGSITDDALVERLFTEHGFTYVYHLAAYAAEGLSHFIRRFNYENNLIGSINLINASVRHEVKCFVFTSSIAVYGALEPPMREDMRPVPEDPYGVAKLAVEMDLYAAKHMFGLDYVVFRPHNVYGEYQNLGDRYRNVVGIFMNQLMQGKALTIFGDGSQQRAFTYVGDISPLIARSASMPSAYGEIFNVGAEKPYTVNELATLVMKTMGKEGALNHLEARNEVAFAFSDHSKAKRVFGETQETSLADGLHRMVPWALATGARESTTFGNIEIERGLPPSWKV, encoded by the coding sequence ATGACCCAGACCCTGACTTCCTTGGTGACCGGCGGCGCCGGCTTCATCGGCGCCCATGTCGTGAAGGACCTGCTGGCCATGGGCCATCGCGTGGTGGTGCTGGACGACCTCAGCGGCGGCTTCCAGGACCAAGTGGACCCGAAGGCGGTCTTTGTCCATGGCTCCATCACCGACGATGCCCTTGTGGAACGGCTCTTCACGGAGCACGGCTTCACCTACGTGTACCACTTGGCCGCCTATGCCGCCGAGGGCCTCAGCCATTTTATCAGGCGCTTCAACTACGAGAACAACCTCATCGGGAGCATCAACCTGATCAACGCCTCGGTCCGCCACGAGGTGAAGTGCTTCGTTTTCACCAGCTCCATCGCGGTGTATGGGGCGCTGGAGCCACCAATGCGCGAGGACATGCGGCCCGTGCCGGAGGATCCCTACGGGGTGGCGAAGTTGGCCGTGGAGATGGACCTCTATGCGGCCAAGCACATGTTCGGGCTGGACTATGTGGTGTTCCGCCCGCACAACGTCTATGGCGAATACCAGAACCTCGGCGACCGTTATCGGAACGTAGTGGGCATCTTCATGAACCAGCTGATGCAAGGAAAGGCCCTCACCATCTTCGGCGATGGCAGCCAGCAGCGCGCCTTCACCTACGTCGGTGACATTTCACCGTTGATCGCCCGATCGGCCAGTATGCCATCGGCCTACGGCGAGATCTTCAACGTGGGAGCGGAGAAGCCATACACCGTGAACGAGCTGGCCACCCTGGTGATGAAGACGATGGGGAAGGAGGGCGCGTTGAACCATCTGGAAGCGCGCAACGAGGTGGCCTTCGCCTTCAGCGACCACAGCAAGGCGAAGCGGGTCTTCGGGGAAACTCAGGAAACTTCCTTGGCGGATGGCTTGCATCGCATGGTGCCGTGGGCCTTGGCTACCGGCGCGCGGGAAAGCACCACGTTCGGGAACATCGAGATCGAACGCGGCCTACCACCGAGCTGGAAGGTCTGA
- a CDS encoding glycosyltransferase family 4 protein, with the protein MPRILFIASHRPGRSPNQRFRFEQYISHLEQNGYECVVSYLISEEDDRMLYKKGNLAGKVGFVRRSIAKRRADVARMNGFDIIFVCREALMTRSTWFERAFRRGRAKVVYDFDDSIWLSNVSDANRRWKWVKDAGKTSKLIRMADMVFAGNEYLADYARHYNAHVAVIPTTIDTEEYLPRTSRAEGPVVIGWSGSLTTIQHFKHAVPALLQVKKKYGDRIAIRVIGDGSFRYEELGIHGLPWKKETELDDLRAMDIGIMPLPDDEWARGKCGLKGLQYMALAIPTLMSPVGVNSDIIENGVNGFLPKTEAEWVEVISRLVEDAELRRTIGTAARKTVVEHYSLQAWQQRYVGFFNKLIDRPENGNYHSNQDHHAHAHP; encoded by the coding sequence ATGCCCCGCATCCTCTTCATAGCATCGCACCGGCCCGGTCGCAGCCCCAACCAGCGCTTCCGGTTCGAGCAGTACATAAGCCATCTGGAGCAGAACGGTTACGAATGCGTGGTCTCCTACCTGATCAGCGAGGAAGATGACCGGATGCTCTACAAAAAGGGCAACCTGGCCGGCAAAGTGGGCTTTGTGCGCCGCAGCATCGCCAAGCGCCGCGCCGACGTGGCCCGCATGAACGGGTTCGACATCATCTTCGTGTGCCGCGAAGCCCTGATGACGCGCAGCACTTGGTTCGAACGGGCCTTCCGTCGCGGCCGGGCCAAGGTGGTCTATGATTTTGATGATTCAATTTGGCTCTCCAATGTCAGCGATGCCAACCGCCGCTGGAAATGGGTGAAGGACGCCGGGAAGACCTCCAAACTGATCCGCATGGCCGACATGGTATTCGCAGGGAACGAATACTTAGCCGACTACGCCCGCCACTACAATGCCCATGTGGCGGTGATACCCACCACCATCGACACGGAGGAATACTTGCCGCGTACATCCCGTGCCGAGGGTCCCGTGGTGATCGGCTGGAGCGGAAGCCTCACCACGATCCAGCATTTCAAGCATGCTGTCCCTGCGTTGCTTCAAGTGAAAAAGAAGTACGGCGACCGCATCGCCATTCGCGTCATTGGCGACGGATCCTTCCGGTACGAAGAACTCGGTATCCATGGCCTTCCGTGGAAGAAAGAGACCGAGCTGGACGACCTGCGCGCCATGGACATCGGCATCATGCCCTTGCCGGACGACGAATGGGCGCGGGGCAAATGCGGGCTGAAGGGCTTGCAGTACATGGCGCTTGCCATTCCTACGCTCATGAGCCCAGTCGGCGTGAACAGCGACATCATCGAGAATGGTGTCAACGGCTTTTTACCCAAGACCGAGGCTGAATGGGTGGAAGTCATTTCCCGTTTGGTCGAGGATGCCGAGCTTCGCCGCACTATTGGCACCGCCGCGCGCAAGACCGTAGTGGAACACTATAGCCTCCAAGCCTGGCAACAGCGCTATGTGGGCTTCTTCAACAAACTGATCGATCGACCCGAAAATGGAAACTACCACAGCAACCAAGACCATCACGCTCACGCACATCCATGA
- the gcvT gene encoding glycine cleavage system aminomethyltransferase GcvT, producing the protein METTTATKTITLTHIHEALGAKMVPFAGFLMPVQYTGVNDEHLTVRKAVGVFDVSHMGEFIVRGPGALDLIQKVTSNDASKLEVGKVQYTCLPNATGGIVDDLLVYNMQRGDDHHYVLVVNAGNIQKDWDWINAHNTFDAQLENISDKMSLLAVQGPKATDTLKGLFTEDIGAMVYYSAMYAEMKGVGLVLISSTGYTGAGGYEIYMPNPLAEKAWNAVMEAGKPFGIKPAGLAARDTLRLEMGFCLYGNDIDDTTSPLEAGLGWITKFTKDFTNSAALKVEKEAGVKNKLVGFELIDRGIPRHDCPVVNAEGKQVGKVTSGTMSPSLQKPIGMAYVPKEQSAPGTEILVDVRGKVLKGVVVKTPFIQVGK; encoded by the coding sequence ATGGAAACTACCACAGCAACCAAGACCATCACGCTCACGCACATCCATGAAGCCCTTGGCGCCAAGATGGTGCCCTTCGCCGGCTTCCTCATGCCCGTTCAGTACACCGGCGTCAACGACGAACATCTCACCGTGCGCAAGGCCGTGGGCGTATTCGACGTGAGCCACATGGGCGAATTCATCGTGCGCGGACCCGGTGCCTTGGACCTCATCCAAAAGGTCACCAGCAACGACGCTTCCAAGCTGGAAGTGGGGAAGGTGCAGTACACCTGCCTACCCAACGCCACCGGCGGCATCGTGGACGACCTGCTCGTGTATAACATGCAGCGCGGCGACGACCATCACTATGTGCTTGTGGTGAACGCGGGCAACATCCAGAAGGACTGGGACTGGATCAATGCGCACAACACCTTCGATGCACAATTGGAGAACATCAGCGACAAGATGTCCCTGCTGGCGGTGCAAGGACCGAAGGCCACGGACACGCTCAAGGGCCTGTTCACGGAGGACATTGGAGCCATGGTGTATTACTCCGCGATGTACGCCGAAATGAAAGGCGTCGGCCTGGTGCTCATTTCTTCCACGGGCTACACCGGTGCGGGCGGATACGAGATCTACATGCCGAACCCTTTGGCGGAAAAGGCATGGAACGCCGTGATGGAGGCCGGTAAGCCCTTCGGCATCAAGCCGGCCGGGCTCGCCGCGCGCGACACGCTCCGCTTGGAGATGGGCTTCTGCCTTTATGGCAACGACATCGACGATACCACTTCGCCGTTGGAGGCGGGTCTGGGCTGGATCACCAAGTTCACCAAGGACTTCACCAACTCCGCAGCGCTGAAAGTCGAGAAGGAAGCGGGTGTGAAGAACAAGCTGGTCGGCTTCGAACTGATCGACCGCGGTATCCCCCGGCACGATTGCCCTGTGGTGAATGCGGAAGGAAAGCAGGTCGGCAAGGTCACCAGCGGAACCATGAGCCCCAGCCTGCAAAAGCCCATCGGCATGGCATACGTGCCCAAAGAGCAAAGCGCACCGGGAACCGAGATCTTGGTGGACGTACGAGGAAAAGTGCTGAAGGGAGTTGTGGTGAAAACGCCGTTCATCCAGGTCGGAAAGTGA
- a CDS encoding glycosyltransferase, which translates to MVEAEDDKPLRLLVVIPGRAEERTMVFSRRQARAMAEMHHAVVEIFFLESRTSPSAIIKERRRMKETMSRFRPDVVHAHYGTVTALLSVMTSPVPVVITFHGSDLNHTPHDGFLRDLLGRLMSQFAALGASGIICVSEQLRDRLWWKRDLVRILPMGVELRRYIPVPRDEARQRLGWSARPQVVIFNATSPARKRLDIAQEVERKLQAEGVPMELELLQGGITQEEMPVLLSAADALLMCSNSEGSPTMVKEAMACDLPVVTNDVGDVQDRLADVTPGAIVSQDPEELVEALRSVLREGRRSNGRAMALRNKADAESLDALTFELLRSCAHGKA; encoded by the coding sequence ATGGTTGAAGCTGAGGATGACAAGCCGTTGCGGCTTCTGGTGGTGATCCCCGGCAGGGCCGAGGAACGCACCATGGTCTTCTCCCGTCGCCAAGCGAGAGCCATGGCGGAGATGCACCATGCGGTGGTCGAGATCTTCTTCCTCGAAAGCCGCACCTCGCCTTCCGCGATCATCAAGGAACGGCGGCGGATGAAGGAGACCATGAGCCGTTTTCGCCCGGACGTGGTACATGCCCACTACGGTACGGTCACTGCCCTGTTATCCGTGATGACCAGTCCCGTGCCGGTGGTGATCACTTTTCACGGAAGCGACCTCAACCACACTCCGCATGACGGATTTCTTCGTGACCTGCTTGGGCGTCTCATGTCCCAGTTCGCAGCACTGGGTGCTTCGGGCATCATTTGCGTGAGCGAACAACTGCGCGATCGCCTCTGGTGGAAGCGCGATCTGGTGCGGATCCTGCCGATGGGCGTGGAATTGCGGCGCTATATTCCCGTGCCCCGAGATGAGGCGAGACAACGGCTGGGCTGGTCCGCGCGCCCGCAGGTAGTGATCTTCAATGCCACCTCTCCGGCCCGCAAGCGCTTGGACATCGCACAGGAGGTGGAGCGCAAGTTGCAGGCCGAGGGAGTGCCGATGGAACTCGAATTGCTGCAAGGTGGCATCACCCAGGAAGAGATGCCGGTATTGCTCAGCGCGGCGGATGCATTGCTGATGTGCAGCAACAGTGAAGGCAGCCCCACGATGGTGAAGGAGGCCATGGCCTGCGACCTGCCCGTGGTGACGAACGATGTCGGTGATGTGCAGGACCGGCTGGCCGACGTAACCCCGGGTGCCATCGTGTCTCAAGACCCGGAGGAACTGGTCGAAGCGCTGCGTTCCGTCCTGCGTGAAGGTCGTCGGTCCAACGGTCGCGCCATGGCGTTGCGGAACAAGGCCGACGCGGAATCGCTGGATGCCCTGACATTTGAATTGTTGCGATCCTGCGCCCATGGAAAAGCCTGA
- a CDS encoding sugar transferase, whose translation MVKRTFDILFALVLLLMLLPVLLVFALLVAFTSKGGAFFRQVRVGRGGIEFRLLKFRTMRPDSEAQGQLTIGGRDPRITSVGYFLRKTKLDELPQLWNVLVGDMSVVGPRPEVPKYVAMYDPEQRAVLSVRPGITGMASIDYIDENELLARSADPERAYIEEVMPAKLRLDLKYVKERNFWLDLRIILATVGRVFGGWR comes from the coding sequence ATGGTAAAGCGCACGTTCGATATTCTATTTGCGCTGGTGTTGCTACTGATGTTGCTCCCGGTCCTACTGGTGTTCGCGTTGCTTGTCGCCTTCACCTCCAAGGGCGGGGCCTTTTTTCGCCAGGTGCGTGTGGGGCGTGGAGGGATCGAGTTCCGCCTGCTGAAGTTCCGCACGATGCGCCCGGACAGCGAGGCCCAGGGACAACTGACCATCGGAGGCCGCGACCCGCGTATCACATCGGTCGGCTATTTCCTACGGAAGACGAAGCTGGACGAACTGCCCCAACTTTGGAACGTGTTGGTGGGCGATATGAGCGTGGTGGGGCCACGGCCGGAAGTGCCGAAATACGTAGCGATGTACGATCCGGAACAACGTGCGGTGCTCTCGGTGCGCCCCGGCATCACAGGCATGGCCAGCATCGACTATATCGACGAGAACGAACTGCTGGCGCGGTCCGCAGATCCCGAGCGCGCATACATCGAAGAGGTGATGCCGGCCAAGCTCCGATTGGACCTGAAATACGTGAAAGAGCGGAACTTCTGGCTGGATCTGCGGATCATCCTGGCCACTGTGGGCCGGGTCTTCGGAGGCTGGCGGTAG
- a CDS encoding DUF4197 domain-containing protein: MKNITALALLVLFGTSCSAQFPKTLTDAAKTVTGSGSTGGLTNADVVSGLKEALTKGAEHSVDIASVTDGFWKNDRLRIPFPPEAEKMKSTLNNLGMSAQVDKFELTMNRAAESATKEAVPVFVNAIKGMSVSDGFAILKGGDHAATNFLKDKTTAELTDMFRPIVEKATQQVALTSYWTPLAGAYNKASMFTGGSAVDPDLDAYVTQKAIDGLFILVADEEQKIRKDPMARTTDLLRRVFGAQ, from the coding sequence ATGAAGAACATCACCGCCCTGGCCCTGCTCGTCCTCTTCGGAACCTCCTGCAGCGCGCAGTTCCCAAAAACCCTGACGGATGCCGCAAAGACCGTGACCGGCAGCGGCTCCACCGGCGGGCTGACCAATGCCGATGTGGTCTCCGGCCTGAAGGAGGCCCTCACCAAAGGCGCCGAGCATTCGGTGGACATCGCCTCGGTGACGGACGGTTTCTGGAAGAACGACCGGCTGCGCATCCCCTTTCCGCCCGAAGCTGAGAAGATGAAGAGCACGCTGAACAACCTCGGCATGTCCGCCCAAGTGGACAAGTTCGAGCTGACCATGAACCGCGCAGCTGAGTCCGCGACGAAGGAGGCGGTTCCGGTCTTCGTCAACGCGATCAAGGGCATGAGCGTGTCCGACGGTTTCGCCATCCTGAAGGGCGGGGACCATGCCGCCACCAACTTTCTCAAGGACAAGACCACGGCGGAACTCACGGATATGTTCCGTCCCATCGTTGAGAAAGCCACGCAGCAAGTAGCGCTCACCAGTTATTGGACACCGCTGGCCGGCGCGTACAACAAGGCTTCCATGTTCACCGGCGGCAGTGCCGTTGATCCTGACCTGGACGCGTATGTGACCCAAAAGGCCATTGATGGCCTCTTCATTCTGGTGGCCGATGAAGAGCAGAAGATCCGCAAGGACCCGATGGCCCGCACCACGGACCTACTGAGGCGCGTGTTCGGGGCGCAGTAA
- a CDS encoding acyl-CoA thioesterase has translation MRNTTPIQIRFNDVDLARHVHNAVYLQYFELGRMDLLRKFIPKDHDWTRTGLILARNEVDYRIPIQLSDAVQVETWCGRIGAKSFDLHYAVRSTEDERIFAEGRSVMVCFNYNEQRSFELPEAWREALARMMENE, from the coding sequence ATGCGGAACACCACCCCGATACAGATCCGATTCAACGATGTGGACTTGGCGCGCCATGTTCACAACGCGGTCTATCTCCAGTACTTCGAGCTGGGACGAATGGACTTGCTACGAAAATTCATTCCAAAAGACCACGACTGGACACGGACCGGGCTGATCCTCGCGCGAAATGAGGTGGACTACCGGATCCCGATCCAGCTGTCTGATGCCGTGCAAGTAGAGACCTGGTGCGGAAGGATCGGTGCGAAGAGTTTCGACCTGCACTACGCTGTCCGCAGTACGGAAGACGAACGGATCTTCGCCGAGGGCCGCAGTGTGATGGTCTGTTTCAACTACAACGAACAACGAAGCTTCGAACTGCCCGAAGCCTGGCGTGAGGCTTTGGCACGAATGATGGAGAACGAATGA
- a CDS encoding DegT/DnrJ/EryC1/StrS family aminotransferase, with product MIPFAPPRIDDRTIQAVTEALKSGWITTGPRTKAFEKHLAEYCGVEKVIALNSWTNACELALRWFGVGPGDEVIVPAYTYCATANIVMHVGAKPVMVDVLDDFTIDPAAVRAAVNPRTKCIIPVDIGGMPARIAELMKIADDLCAYFTPKVNLRVAGSNPQMKLGRILVLSDAAHSFGASINGRKLGTQADITGFSFHAVKNLTTAEGGALAFNLPAPFDPQELYKWFNTMSLHGQSKDALAKTGPGAWRYDVEAAGWKCNMTDIQAAIGQVELDRYDSETLPRRKALCERYQSAFNKDDRFIVPLLHDADRESSHHLFMLRVKEASEEQRDAVIAAIAKREVSVNVHFIPMPLLSLYKGLGYRMEDYPNTYRQYSREISLPVYYDLTDTQVDEVVDAVKSAVAEVMG from the coding sequence ATGATCCCCTTCGCTCCGCCGCGCATCGACGATCGCACGATTCAGGCCGTAACGGAGGCCCTGAAAAGCGGCTGGATCACCACCGGCCCGCGCACCAAAGCTTTTGAGAAACACCTCGCTGAGTACTGCGGAGTGGAGAAAGTGATCGCGCTGAACAGCTGGACCAATGCCTGCGAGTTGGCTTTGCGCTGGTTCGGCGTAGGCCCCGGCGACGAGGTGATCGTACCCGCATATACGTACTGCGCCACCGCCAATATCGTGATGCACGTGGGTGCTAAGCCGGTAATGGTGGACGTGCTGGACGATTTCACGATCGATCCGGCTGCTGTCCGCGCCGCGGTCAATCCGCGTACCAAGTGCATCATTCCCGTGGACATCGGTGGCATGCCGGCACGGATCGCGGAGCTGATGAAGATCGCCGACGATCTGTGCGCCTACTTCACCCCGAAAGTGAATCTGCGCGTTGCGGGCAGCAATCCGCAGATGAAGCTGGGCCGCATCCTCGTGCTCAGCGATGCCGCACATTCCTTCGGGGCCTCTATCAATGGCCGGAAGCTCGGTACGCAGGCGGACATCACCGGCTTCAGCTTTCACGCGGTGAAGAACCTCACTACCGCCGAGGGAGGCGCGCTCGCCTTCAACCTACCTGCCCCTTTCGATCCGCAGGAGCTTTACAAGTGGTTCAACACCATGAGCCTGCATGGGCAGAGCAAGGACGCCTTGGCCAAGACGGGACCAGGGGCCTGGCGCTACGACGTGGAGGCTGCGGGCTGGAAATGCAACATGACGGATATCCAAGCGGCCATCGGGCAGGTGGAACTGGACCGCTATGACAGTGAGACCCTGCCACGGCGCAAGGCGCTCTGTGAGCGCTATCAAAGCGCCTTCAACAAGGACGACCGGTTCATCGTTCCCCTGCTCCATGACGCCGATCGCGAAAGCAGCCATCATCTGTTCATGCTTAGGGTGAAGGAGGCCAGCGAGGAGCAGCGTGACGCCGTCATCGCCGCCATCGCCAAGCGCGAGGTGAGCGTGAACGTCCACTTCATTCCCATGCCGTTGTTGAGCCTCTACAAGGGCCTCGGTTACCGGATGGAGGATTACCCGAACACCTATCGGCAGTACAGCCGCGAGATCAGCCTGCCGGTGTACTACGACCTCACGGACACCCAAGTGGACGAGGTGGTTGATGCCGTAAAGAGCGCCGTGGCCGAGGTCATGGGCTGA